One stretch of Excalfactoria chinensis isolate bCotChi1 chromosome 2, bCotChi1.hap2, whole genome shotgun sequence DNA includes these proteins:
- the ENTPD3 gene encoding ectonucleoside triphosphate diphosphohydrolase 3 isoform X2: MCSWCEPRMLTRTPSVVAQVFLLLSVILIIAIAVVQINQQKILSPGLKYGIVLDAGSSRTTVYVYEWPAEKENDTGVVSQTFKCDVKGPGISSYQRNTGALAKPLDECLNKVKERIPVHLHKSTSIYLGATAGMRLLRLQNETAANEVLASIQNYFRAQPFRFRGAHIITGPEEGVYGWITANYLMGNFLERNLWRTWVHPYRKETTGALDLGGASTQISFIPEDSQESFNNTMQVKLYGYDYNVYTHSFQCYGRDEAEKRLLALLLQKSSTNSTVDNPCYPQNYETELTAKYFCGSLCTQSLRPTNYYPNQSVIFRGTGDPGLCQEMVSLLFNFTTCRNQEDCPFNGIHQPKVKGNFVAFSGFYYTINALNLSGHFSLADFNSSMWFFCSQTWAQLQFMLPKSEETYARSYCFSANFIYYLLVHGYNFDAENWPQIRFQKEVGNSSIAWSLGYMLSLTNMIPAEGKLIQLPLKPSLFAGLLVFLTVLALLCLFFLVYLYIVSRNQKVISHVEYVFTPE, translated from the exons TATGGAATAGTCCTCGATGCTGGATCTTCGCGGACTACAGTCTATGTCTATGAATGgccagcagaaaaagaaaatgatacagGAGTAGTGAGCCAAACCTTCAAGTGTGATGTGAAAG gtcCTGGTATATCCAGTTACCAGCGTAACACAGGAGCCCTTGCAAAACCCCTTGATGAGTGCCTGAATAAAGTCAAGGAGAGAATTCCGGTTCATCTACATAAGAGCACTTCAATTTATCTAGGGGCTACAGCTGGTATGAGACTACTGAG GttgcaaaatgaaacagcagccAACGAAGTCCTTGCAAGCATTCAAAACTACTTCAGAGCACAACCTTTTCGATTTAGGGGTGCGCATATCATAACTGGGCCAGAGGAAGGGGTGTATGGATGGATAACAGCCAACTATTTAATGGGCAATTTCTTAGAg AGAAACCTTTGGAGGACATGGGTCCACCCATACAGAAAAGAGACCACGGGTGCACTGGATCTCGGAGGAGCTTCCACTCAAATTTCTTTTATCCCAGAGGACTCTCAGGAGAGCTTCAATAACACCATGCAAGTGAAGTTATATGGTTATGACTACAATGTCTACACTCACAGCTTCCAGTGTTACGGGAGAGACGAAGCTGAGAAAAGGCTTTTAGCATTGTTGCTCCAG aaatcaaGCACCAATTCCACTGTGGATAATCCATGTTACCCTCAGAATTATGAGACTGAATTAACAGCGAAGTACTTTTGTGGCAGCCTTTGTACACAGTCTCTGAGACCAACAAACTATTACCCAAACCAATCTGTAATCTTCCGTGGAACAGGAGACCCAGGTCTGTGTCAGGAGATGGTTTCACTATTGTTTAACTTCACTACTTGCAGAAACCAGGAAGACTGTCCATTTAATGGAATCCATCAACCAAAAGTTAAAGGGAATTTTGTG GCTTTCTCAGGATTCTACTATACAATTAATGCTTTGAATTTATCTGGGCACTTTTCTCTAGCTGACTTCAATTCAAGTATGTGGTTTTTCTGTTCACAAACTTGGGCCCAG CTCCAGTTCATGCTACCTAAATCTGAAGAAACATATGCTAGATCCTACTGTTTTTCAgccaattttatttattacttgcTTGTACATGGCTACAACTTTGATGCAGAGAATTGGCCACAGATACGCTTTCAAAAGGAG GTTGGAAACAGCAGTATAGCGTGGTCACTTGGTTACATGTTAAGCCTCACGAATATGATTCCAGCGGAAGGCAAGCTGATCCAGTTACCTCTGAAACCTTCTTTGTTTGCTGGGCTCCTCGTCTTCCTCACTGTTCTGGCACTGCtgtgtcttttcttccttgtttacTTGTATATTGTGTCACGTAATCAGAAGGTCATCAGTCACGTGGAATATGTATTTACTCCAGAATGA
- the ENTPD3 gene encoding ectonucleoside triphosphate diphosphohydrolase 3 isoform X3 gives MVQINQQKILSPGLKYGIVLDAGSSRTTVYVYEWPAEKENDTGVVSQTFKCDVKGPGISSYQRNTGALAKPLDECLNKVKERIPVHLHKSTSIYLGATAGMRLLRLQNETAANEVLASIQNYFRAQPFRFRGAHIITGPEEGVYGWITANYLMGNFLERNLWRTWVHPYRKETTGALDLGGASTQISFIPEDSQESFNNTMQVKLYGYDYNVYTHSFQCYGRDEAEKRLLALLLQKSSTNSTVDNPCYPQNYETELTAKYFCGSLCTQSLRPTNYYPNQSVIFRGTGDPGLCQEMVSLLFNFTTCRNQEDCPFNGIHQPKVKGNFVAFSGFYYTINALNLSGHFSLADFNSSMWFFCSQTWAQLQFMLPKSEETYARSYCFSANFIYYLLVHGYNFDAENWPQIRFQKEVGNSSIAWSLGYMLSLTNMIPAEGKLIQLPLKPSLFAGLLVFLTVLALLCLFFLVYLYIVSRNQKVISHVEYVFTPE, from the exons TATGGAATAGTCCTCGATGCTGGATCTTCGCGGACTACAGTCTATGTCTATGAATGgccagcagaaaaagaaaatgatacagGAGTAGTGAGCCAAACCTTCAAGTGTGATGTGAAAG gtcCTGGTATATCCAGTTACCAGCGTAACACAGGAGCCCTTGCAAAACCCCTTGATGAGTGCCTGAATAAAGTCAAGGAGAGAATTCCGGTTCATCTACATAAGAGCACTTCAATTTATCTAGGGGCTACAGCTGGTATGAGACTACTGAG GttgcaaaatgaaacagcagccAACGAAGTCCTTGCAAGCATTCAAAACTACTTCAGAGCACAACCTTTTCGATTTAGGGGTGCGCATATCATAACTGGGCCAGAGGAAGGGGTGTATGGATGGATAACAGCCAACTATTTAATGGGCAATTTCTTAGAg AGAAACCTTTGGAGGACATGGGTCCACCCATACAGAAAAGAGACCACGGGTGCACTGGATCTCGGAGGAGCTTCCACTCAAATTTCTTTTATCCCAGAGGACTCTCAGGAGAGCTTCAATAACACCATGCAAGTGAAGTTATATGGTTATGACTACAATGTCTACACTCACAGCTTCCAGTGTTACGGGAGAGACGAAGCTGAGAAAAGGCTTTTAGCATTGTTGCTCCAG aaatcaaGCACCAATTCCACTGTGGATAATCCATGTTACCCTCAGAATTATGAGACTGAATTAACAGCGAAGTACTTTTGTGGCAGCCTTTGTACACAGTCTCTGAGACCAACAAACTATTACCCAAACCAATCTGTAATCTTCCGTGGAACAGGAGACCCAGGTCTGTGTCAGGAGATGGTTTCACTATTGTTTAACTTCACTACTTGCAGAAACCAGGAAGACTGTCCATTTAATGGAATCCATCAACCAAAAGTTAAAGGGAATTTTGTG GCTTTCTCAGGATTCTACTATACAATTAATGCTTTGAATTTATCTGGGCACTTTTCTCTAGCTGACTTCAATTCAAGTATGTGGTTTTTCTGTTCACAAACTTGGGCCCAG CTCCAGTTCATGCTACCTAAATCTGAAGAAACATATGCTAGATCCTACTGTTTTTCAgccaattttatttattacttgcTTGTACATGGCTACAACTTTGATGCAGAGAATTGGCCACAGATACGCTTTCAAAAGGAG GTTGGAAACAGCAGTATAGCGTGGTCACTTGGTTACATGTTAAGCCTCACGAATATGATTCCAGCGGAAGGCAAGCTGATCCAGTTACCTCTGAAACCTTCTTTGTTTGCTGGGCTCCTCGTCTTCCTCACTGTTCTGGCACTGCtgtgtcttttcttccttgtttacTTGTATATTGTGTCACGTAATCAGAAGGTCATCAGTCACGTGGAATATGTATTTACTCCAGAATGA